Genomic segment of Citrus sinensis cultivar Valencia sweet orange chromosome 7, DVS_A1.0, whole genome shotgun sequence:
tagagaaaaccagtaagtatcaaggaataagatgtaattaaattgattggacagttgagatatcgatttaattaatgatgtgatACAAGGGATTGTgcaataaagaaatcaatgtggtttgagacgaattattattcgagcatacaattatggaggtcaattccaatcttttagtggagtagatttggaatgaAATAATTGGGTTAGTTTAATTATACGTCTAGTTATTATAGCCACTATTATATGTTCCCAAATTATCCCCgagttagctcatttaattgactgcgccactactggattaataagtaagataactagttatttaggttaaaagcctaaatatattatttagtgggaggctccatgtAATGTACTTGTGTCTAAGGGgtcttgtgttattttacaagatgGGCCCCCATGACAAGAAAGACGTAACATTActtttggtttattatttttaatttaaatcaaacttgatttaatagaattaaataatataaaaatggaGCCTACGGTTTCTGCtaaatagagatataaaagacttatttttctctaaagaaaagagagcagccactttatacagattagaaaataaaatttttctctctaattttgagagaaaaattttcttgtgCTAATTGCTTTAGTAGTGAAAAATgagcccacacgtcaagtgcagatcaaacctgagtcataacctggaagattaTTGGTatagttcgtgatctaacaagcgtggtagCGACAGTTcatgatctaacaagcgtggtagtgacggatcgtgatctaacaggagtagtagtgacggatcgtgatctgggagcctaaatcacttcagcagaaaaagccaaatcggattttcaaggtacgatttctagattacaaattcttatatattgtatgagagcgatcttaaaaggttttataaaaaatttataaaactgtatttTTCTCTAACACTTGATACCCAAGAGATTAAAGATATTCCTGTTCCGACACGATTAAAGCCATATTATTTGGCAGTTTACCTCAGCAGCCTAGCTTCAGTCAAATGATCAGAAATAAGGCTGGCATATAGGAgattattatttgacaaagAATGAGACGATGCATCTAATATAGGTTCAACTCCATCTTTAATATGTGTCACAGTGATATTGGGATTGTTTATGATCCtccaaattaattcatatctGCGAAGGCTATGGTTCTATTCCATTAATGcttgtatttataaataggTATTCTATCAGTGATTCGTTAGGCCATAAGCAGTGATGTATTCTACTGGCTTTTCAGCAAAAACTGgtgtgtaaatatttgttgATTCAATTTGTTTCTGAAACTATGCTCcactttttaaatatctttCAGATTGTTCATCTAAAGTTATGCAtttgttttcttcaatttttgttgGTTGCAAATATAGactttgattaattgtatatTATGCCAATGTTTTACTGGCTTTACGCTATTGTTTTACTAaattttcgattttttttttgaattacttaattttcaaaattattttttcagcaAATGACAAGTTTTTTTGGCAAGAATTTATACTGGAAAGATATGTATGCCTCACTTCACTGGTATCCTATTGAAGTAGATGTAGTAGACAAAAAAGCACAAATGATTAATGGCAGGACAGGTGGTCAAGAGACTACTACATTGCTGCCGCGGTCTCTCTGATGCAATCCAAGTGTGTAGCCAAAGACCGTACGTAGTAAataatatctatatctatatatatatatatataaagttgagaCTTgaagaggtgatgtggcatcactatttctcatctttatatattctctattatctaataaatagagaaattttctcttaaatttggcttttcatcttctcataattaatttgattgttattatacaataacaattatgtaaaaattttaatgaggcatattctttgtaatgaacatccaatggggagtgttatgaatttattaaaataaatatagatattcataacatatatctcttagtctcctCACTATCTCTCATTAGCAACATTTACCTTCCTTATAACTCTCACTATCTCACAatgaattatgatccataatttttcattaatttcataaagtgattatgtaactataaaaagagagctcatctttttgttttgtacacacacaattagaatgaataaaataactctataatatattctctcattttattctttattttgcgttgcttctttatttgtattgctggctaatagctttttttgttttttataaggctgcctcatttaaaaaaaattaatttatattttttatcagtttcatcaagtgtaaaggaaaaaaaaagataatattaaattctttttttaaagccgcgtgaagcgcggttctattttctagtatatatataaagctaaGACTTgaagaggtgatgtggcatcaccatttctcatctttgtatattttctattatctaataaatagagaaattttattttagatttggcttttcatcttctcataattaatttgattgttattatacaataacaattatgtaaagattttaatgaagcatattctttgtaatgaacatccaagggggaatgttatgaatttattaaaataaatgtagatgttcataatatatatctcttagtctccccactatctcccattagcaacatttagcttccctataactcccgctatctcacaaggaattatgatccataatttttcattaatttcatggagtgattatgtaactataaaatgagagctcatctttttgttttgtacacacacaattggaatgaataaaattactcaataatatattctctcactttattctttatcttgcgttgcttctttatttgtattgttggctaatagctttttttgttttttataaggttgcctcatctttaaaaaaatcaattcatattttttatcagtttcatcaagtgtaaagtaagaaaaaatgatcatactaaattcttttttcaaaaccGCGTGAAAcgcggttctattttctatatatatataaagttaggACTTGAGGaagtgatgtggcatcactatttctcatatttgtatattctctattatctaataaatagagaaattttattttagatttgacttttcatcttatcataattaatttgattgttattacacaataataattatgtaaagattttaatgaagcatattctttgtaatgaacatccaatggagaatgttataaatttattaaaataaatgtagatgttcataatatatatctcttagtctccccactatctcccattagcaacCTTTAACTTtcctataactcccactatctcacaaggaattatgatctATAATTTTTCGTTAATTttatggagtgattatgtaactataaaggagagctcatctttttgttttgtacacatacaattggaatgaataaaatcactgtataatatattctctcattttattctttatcttgcgttgcttctttatttgtattgctggataatagttttttatttttattttttataaggctgcctcatctaaaaaaaatatcaattcatatttttatcagtttcatcaagtgtaaagtaagaaaaaatgataatactaaattcttttttcaaagccgcgtgaagcgcggttctattttctagtttgTTATATATATCACAGCCAGATTTATAATAAGAAGGTACAGGTGTTCTTTTCAAGACTTTGGTGGTGGTTAATGTAGTGTAATGATGAGCCCTTATTGATGAGAATCAAAACAAAGGTGAAGATAAAGAATCAAAGAGGGTTAACTATCGACAGTGATTGTTTCAACCTTTGCCAATCAAACCATCCAATGAAAAGAACAATTGCAGTTTTTGTCAATCCATTAAACTTTTAGACCATCGCCCTcattttaatgcttttatGTGTACGAGGGGAATCCATTTTCCACTTCAGTTTACCAGTGAATTTACGTGGTGCTTTTGAGCCAAAATTACGTGTGATTTTCACCAGTCTGTCTGGTAAATGTCCAGAAACAATTGGTGATTGATCAAATTGGTAttagtataagaaaattgtcCAGTCTAATTTACTTGCATTGTTACTATATAGTTTGCATATAATGGATTAATGGATCAATAGCTTCATGCTTTGCTAATGTATTGTTCTGGAGAGTAGGAAATAACGATCTTTATGGTAATTGATTTAAGTGATTAGCTGATATGAAACCTAAACTTGAAGTAGTGCTGAGATATTATTAAGAAATCTTAGTGATTACTTACACTTCCCAAAGTTTTAAGTAGTTGGGGGActccttaaaaataataatatggttGTGTTATTATTTGTATCGTTAGTATTTctcatttaatttagaaaaataccGTTTATACACAGCTAGCAAAGTCCAATTTATCCTTAAAAAGTAGCTTTTTGAACTTGAGGAAAAGGAGTATCaagctaaaaaaaatggaggaCAACTTAATTGGATGTTGGCAACTTAACTGCGACCGTGAATTATATTCgattgataataattttttaatataaattaggCTAGTGGACTTTTGACCTTGAAGGCTTGAACATAGATGTCTTATTTCATTTGTccgttttatttaattattattggttaATGTTAGTGGGGTTAGTTGCTTTTGCGAAGATTCTTGAATCTAATGTAAAGTATTGTATTTGCATGATTGTGATCGATTTCTTTTGCTTCATTCACTACTCGTCTTCTCCTGTTCTTTAGTGGTAAACGCGGTTTTGAGTGGTTATGAAAATTATGGCGACATGAGCAATGGAGAAATAAAATTGCGGCcgttaaaaaatacaaaagttaATGGggacacaataattttatggGATTCGAAAATATTTCTGCATGCAGCAAATGTTGGCAAGTGAAGTGTGAAGCTAACTTTTCACTTTGCCGAAAGCCATGTGAAACTAATTTGCATCTTGGAATATTTCACATTCCAATTTCTTTGGTAGGTGCTAAAGTTAACTTTAGCATGATATATTGAAGTCAATATTTCAACATTCCTTTCTCTCTTTAGTCTTTAATCTGgtcaaattttttgttctcttacatatatatataatatatccCACTTACTTTTCTCAATCCATGCATTGAAAGGGCACGTGAAAATGCACAAAAATGTCATTGTAACCATCGAATCTGCCCCAAAAACTGATCTTATACCaaggaattaatttcttaacatttccatgtgtgtgtgtatatatatatgttttgcATACATATATAAGTCGTACAATTTGCTAGAGAAGATATAAGAACCTCAAGAGATCAACAAGTGACAGGTCAATCTTGTGAGTGTTTCTcttacaaataattattatattaacaaTGAAAAGGTTTCTGATTAAGTTGTCATTGTGGATTGGCCTAGCTTTGATTCCAATACATGGATGCAAAGCCTGCTTGGAAACAGAGAGAACTGCTCTGTTGGAAATCAAGAGCTTCTTTATATCAATCAGTGATTTTGGATATGAAGACCGCATTCTTCCTTCATGGGTTGATCATGATGATGGATTGCCGTCTGATTGTTGTGATGATTGGGAGGGAGTTAAGTGCAACGCCACCACAGGACGGGTGATGGATCTCTCGCTTGGTTTTACGAGGATACATTACCATTTCAACCAGTATGATGGAGCAGTTTCGCTTCTGAATTTGTCGTTGTTTCGTCCTTTTGATGAATTGCAAAGCCTTGACGTATCTTTCAATGACTTTAAAGGCTTCTACGAGAATAAAGGTACTATATAGAGTCGTATTTAGGTGCGGACGTCCACATAAAATTTCGTGCAAACACCCGTTGACAAGTCTTATACAAGGCtgtaaaaaaatcatttcttttattatatatatgtaaataatttgtaattattgtgTTCATTGGTGACTAATTAATGCTTACCATTTCCTTTGTAGCTCACCATGGCTTTGGGATTTTGAAGCAACTGAAGGTCTTGAATCTCCGTTATAATTACTTCAACGACAGTATATTACCATATTTGAataaacttacttctcttACCACTTTGTATCTTCGACAAAATAGCATTGAAGGTTCCAACCCTAAGGAAGGTAGTTTTTCTCGATATGTGCGTCATGCCAAGCCATGCCATGGAATTTAATCATAATCAATGTTTATCTACTTTTcaaagtatatatattttctctttcaataGTTACATCTAATTTTCT
This window contains:
- the LOC112495983 gene encoding receptor like protein 21-like is translated as MKRFLIKLSLWIGLALIPIHGCKACLETERTALLEIKSFFISISDFGYEDRILPSWVDHDDGLPSDCCDDWEGVKCNATTGRVMDLSLGFTRIHYHFNQYDGAVSLLNLSLFRPFDELQSLDVSFNDFKGFYENKAHHGFGILKQLKVLNLRYNYFNDSILPYLNKLTSLTTLYLRQNSIEGSNPKEGSFSRYVRHAKPCHGI